In Piliocolobus tephrosceles isolate RC106 chromosome 5, ASM277652v3, whole genome shotgun sequence, a single genomic region encodes these proteins:
- the DYNLT1 gene encoding dynein light chain Tctex-type 1 isoform X2, with translation MEDYQAAEETAFVVDEVSNIVKEAIESAIGGNAYQHSKVNQWTTNVVEQTLSQLTKLGKPFKYIEEWGGITHSKFLLLGQLY, from the exons ATGGAAGACTACCAGGCTGCGGAGGAG ACTGCTTTTGTTGTTGATGAAGTGAGCAACATTGTAAAAGAG GCTATAGAAAGCGCAATTGGTGGTAACGCTTATCAACACAGCAAAGTGAACCAGTGGACCACAAATGTAGTAGAACAAACTTTAAGCCAACTCACCAAGCTGGGAAAACCGTTTAAATACATCG AAGAATGGGGCGGGATTACACACAGCAAGTTCCTGCTTCTGGGACAGCTCTACTGA
- the DYNLT1 gene encoding dynein light chain Tctex-type 1 isoform X1, whose product MEDYQAAEETAFVVDEVSNIVKEAIESAIGGNAYQHSKVNQWTTNVVEQTLSQLTKLGKPFKYIVTCVIMQKNGAGLHTASSCFWDSSTDGSCTVRWENKTMYCIVSAFGLSI is encoded by the exons ATGGAAGACTACCAGGCTGCGGAGGAG ACTGCTTTTGTTGTTGATGAAGTGAGCAACATTGTAAAAGAG GCTATAGAAAGCGCAATTGGTGGTAACGCTTATCAACACAGCAAAGTGAACCAGTGGACCACAAATGTAGTAGAACAAACTTTAAGCCAACTCACCAAGCTGGGAAAACCGTTTAAATACATCG TGACCTGTGTAATCATGCAGAAGAATGGGGCGGGATTACACACAGCAAGTTCCTGCTTCTGGGACAGCTCTACTGACG GGAGCTGCACTGTGCGATGGGAGAATAAGACCATGTACTGCATCGTCAGCGCCTTCGGACTGTCTATCTGA